ATGCCGCAGTCAAGGAGAGGCCAATGGAGAGGAGAGATCGCTCAATGGGGTTCGAGGGAAGAAGAAACAGCGAATGGCATTTTTTGGGGGCGACGGGGTGAGCGGATTCCTCAAAGTATTTGATTCATTCAGTGCAGAGGGTCCACCATGCAGCAGAAAGCAAAACAACTGCACATGTGCATCTATTGAGCGACTGTAGCCCTTGTGTACCCAATTCGGCAAATGGACAGCAGACATAGCCGGAGACGTTAACCTTAAAATCGTGGATTCCGATCAGCATACAGAAAAACAATGACAGAACATCTTCAGTTGGTTGGCAGCTTGATTCGAGGGTTGCGTTTGGGATTCCACATTTTACCTTTTGTTCGAAATTTTCTGGTGTGAGAAAAAAGTTGTAGAGCGGCACAAAGTATCCCTCCAACAGCCCCATCAGCAATACCAGATAAACGCCGTCTGCAAACTGACACAAGCACAGGCCGGTTAACAACGGTGAGGGCTGATTTGGTAACACATGCTCATCATCTCAGGCATGTGACATGTAGGAGCACTGTGTTCCTGTGTATGTGAAGTACCTGTGTGTCCAATTCAGACACCTCAAGGTTGAGCTTGTTCAGGTGTTTGTTCACAAACGTGATCAATGTctgtgaaaacagaaaaggaaaaaggctgTCACActatatccacacacacatatcaaaaaacaacaaagcaaagGACATCCAGGTTGTGGCCATAATGTGCTAATAAACTCCAAACCCAAAAAGGACGGACGAAGAACGGATTTTGTCGCAATCCCAAAGTGTCCCATATTTGGAGAATTACTTTAcactttaatcattttaattactTTCATTTGCCGTTTTAGCCGCTAAACTAAAGTATCTGGCCGGCAGTCACTGTTTCGAATGATTCCACCAATATATTACACATCTGAAGATAAAAGTTTGAAAACCGGCTTTCCGTGACAACGACTGGCTCAGAGTTCTGTACTTGTGTGGGACCGGAGATCAAAGAGCATGGACCTGCACCGCGGACTGCAGTGAAAGGCCCGGTTTAGGGGTTTAAATACCCATAGAGAGATGGTCATCTCTTTAAATCTGCCTTCCTGAGACCTCGGATTGCTGCTACTGTACCTTTTTGACAACATTCAGCTTATCTGGAGCATGGTCAAACAGAGTGTCAAAAGCGTCGCGTTCTGTGAGGAGTaacaaaaagaataataatactTCCGTCAAAAACCAATGACGTCTGAATGTTGCTGACAAATCTTAAATAAAATCTCCAATGCGCTCTTCTTGGTGGAGGACATACCATGTCTTCCAGAGAAGGCCCtgagagggaagaggaagaaaaacacacggATCAGAAGCAAATTATTAACAATTTCACCCTTGAATATTCATAGAAAAATTAAAGGCGAGCACTTCCAGTCCAATCACAGAGGATTGCCACAGAAAATGACAATAATGTAGCTGTGGCGTCATAATTTCATTAACAATGAACACAGGTACGCCTTCGGGTGCTCACAAATAACCCGGGCATCGTTTCCGGGGCTTCCACAGTGCCACATACTGTACCAATCCCCGCAGCAGAACAATGGCAGTTGGACGTTGATGCCATGAAAGACGTGCCCTTCGTAAGCACGCAAGTGTTCTATGGGAATGGAGAGGCCACTCTCTGGTTGTTGTAACAATGTTAGCACTTTGGATGATGTTGCTGTTGGAAAAGCTCAGGTGGTTTCTTTCTGCTGTGGTGTCTCCGAGGAGGAGATATCGCAGCGGGCAGGACAGCGAGAAAAAATAGCTTGCACACACAAATCTGTCATGGCAAAGGCGGGCAGAACTGGGCAACGGGTCCTGGTGGTGTGGTAATAACTATTTCCActgtgaccgtgtgtgtgtctgttattaACAGTGTATCCAGCTAACGTGAAAaagtgtgtgcgtatgtgctgGCCCGCCGTTATCTCCCCCGCCGCTGCCGTCTGGCTGCAGGAGCGCCTCACAGTAAGACAATAAaggtgtatgtctgtgtgtagtgTATGTGTGCTTTAAAACAGTCTAATTCTTCAGCTTAAGGGTGCCACATATCTGGTTGAATCACAACGGTTGTCGATTCAGTGGTGCACAATGATTGTGCTCAAAGTGCATGCTGCACAGTTCTGTTTGCAGGAGGGGGAAGAAGACATTCAAGGTCCCAGCCGCAGTTGGGATTTCCACTGACTGCAGTGGGGTTTTTTAACGGTCATCATGCATACGTGCATAAATGCTTTTGGGTTACTTATTAGGATCAGATGAATTTTATTTTGCCAAATTGATGGAGGGATTTTGATGCCAGCAATTATTATCTAATCTATCATATAATCTGACTTTAAAGTGGCCGAAAGACGCTCTATTTACAATGATTGTGGATGAGCACGGAGGAAAAAGTGGGTCGACCATCGGCTGGCAAATGGGAATGCGCGTCAGTCTTCTCATTCGCTGTCGTGAGCAATCCCTACGTAGCGGAAATGGTGGATGGTGGAACTGCTGGAGTAATGGTATTGCGTTGAGAATAAAGTTGGAAAGAGAGTGAAAGAGCACAGTGGACGGAGGACACAAAGAGGGAAAGGAATAAAACCCCTCacatgggtgggtgggtggtgaAGTATCTGATGCAATTACTATTTCTGTCATTGCAGCAGATACCTATTAGCAGCACTGTTCTTGCACCTTGTGCGTTGGGGTGTCAAAACGAGTCGGGTAGCAGAGCGTACTCACTCTGTGTTGCCGGTGATCTCCTCTTGAATTTGCCTGGACTGAAGGATGCCTTCTCTTTTCTGAAGGACACAAAAAGCAGGACCAGATGCTGGGGCTTATCAGAGCAACGTTCTCCGAGAAAGGGAAGACTTGCTATACTGTTAAAGTAAGCAGGCTGCATACCTGAACGACCACCACCTGAATGGAGACGTGGTCCGGCAGTCTGATCGGCGCCCTGAAGTGCTGTGACAGCGCCACCAAGAGGTGCAGGATGGCAACAATGCTTTTGGCATGAACCGCTAGAGTTGAGGACAAAGGGAGAGCAAAGGAGTCACGGAGAGATGTTATCAATGACCAACTGTACATGTAACTCAGCTCTTTGACAAGCCCGCTAAACTCCTTGTTTATTTACCATCATCCAAACCTGTTGGTGCTAGTTCCAATGATCACAACCCACAGATGGATCAAAGCCCGCCCACACCAAAGATGTACCAGAAGTGTTTTTGGCGGCATAGAATCGGACAACAGATCTTTTGAGTGGAATGTGTCAGTGAAACCACCAGAGGTGCTTCCAAATGAATGAACACCCAAAAAAATATGCAGTTTGGTGTAGCAGAACACGAGATTGGCTGCAGACGGACGCAAACACCCACTCACGACCAATCTCCTAGCAGAGACAATCATACATGCATGAATCAGACTCCGGAAGAAAACAGGTGTTCTGTGGACTGTTTTTGGCAATTTCAACGAGATCATGCGGCCACCGCTTGAGTAATGAAAACACGCTACCAATGTATTGAGACATTCTTAGAATCTTCATCTATTAAAAATCTGTCAATTGTAACCGAGCAGAGTTGCATGAGCCCCGCTCACTGTGGGTCGCCAAATAACAAACGGcatattttccattattttccAAACTTGAAGAAATGTATCATTTAAAGTTGTTACCACAAGGTCAAGCAGcttcaaagatgaacacaatcaGGGTGCCAAAAGTGGCCTTGCAGTGATTTCACAAAAGGTCGTAAATACACAAGCTGTCAGATGAGAGACGGAGGATTCGAGTTCTTGTGAGGATCTTCAGCCTTAAGtcgaccacagagagcctgttcAGTCAGACGGACAAATAGGATTTACCTTTGGATACACAATCAGGAACAATTAAGTTCCCAAAGCAAGCCTCTGATTGAACCCCGTGGCATCGGCGAGTCACACAGAGCATGAGAGGATCCAAAAAGGATACATCAGgaaagacgaagaagaagaaagggacaAACAACAGTGGAATGATTTAAAAATAGGGAGAACTACTCAAATAAAAGGGCTTTAAAATCAATTACATGTCATGTTATTTGCCCCTACGCTTTAgcatttttctatttctcttATGGCTCATGTGCACCTTACGGCTAATGACGGAGGTAGAAAGCCCGGTGGTAATTATTGCGGATAAAAGAGCGCCgtcaaaaggagaggaggagagctctTATTGACGAGCACCGGCTGTTGTTCTCCATCTCAAAGCTCCCACCTCAATAAGGGGGATATTAATCCAATGGCGACAGCATtcagacataaaaaaacaatcctGTGAGTGGggcttttttgaaaaagaaatacagaaagatAAGAAAACCTGGCAAGTGGCTGCTACTCTCCACGCAGGAGGGGTCAGGCTGGGAGATGGGCTCTTTTAAGGATGGACATCACTTCATTTTGAACGTTATTACAAGATAATAAATGATATTTTATAACCATTTACGGCAATTTGGGGTAGAAAAATCATTTTGTGAGCTCTCCCATATAAAAGTAAACCCTGCTATCAAATTGCCACTTTGGCGCTTCCGTGTTACAATTTCCTTTCACTCACCGACCAAAATGCTCCACTTCGTTTTGAATCTCTCTCACTGTTTGCAGCAGAACCACTGCAGGCTTTTTTAATGTTCTGTAATGGTTGTACTCCTGATCTGGTTTCTACTGGGAGAGGTCTGAGGACTTCTCCCTTTCTGACCACTagtgtacccctatggttgaatgcacttattgtaaattgctttggatgaaagcgtcagctaaatgacatgtaatgtaaaagtgtaGCGTCCTTCAGGACCAATTACTTAAGACCTTTacacataattaattaaatcGTTTTAGAAAATTAAAATAGTCCCCTGCGGCTATTCTGCCTCAAATATTTCCATCTTGCGAAAGTTTCAACACTATTCCAATAAAAGATTCAAACGGCTCAGGCTGAGGATCTTATTGACCCGAAGCAGCGCCTGGCAGTCTGTCTGAGCTGGATCAATGTGCAGCTTCAGAAACAGTGAGCCATTTTATCGGACTCCCGCTTACCAAAATGAGTGAATTTTAGTTCCCAGGGGTAAATGGTTATGCAGTGTCTACGGCTTTTATTGAGAAATGTAACAAAGGAAGGAGTCGTTGTTGTCTGCACTTCCTTCGTCAAAGTCAAAAGGAGTGAAAAAGTTTAAcataaaaaaatccaaactcACTGATTTAAAATAACGGAATAGTACCCAGATAGTTAATCCCAGAATAAAATAGACAAGGAGCCGACCTGCCAATAAACCGACACAACTGTGCACACCTTGTCGGCAGATCGGGTTTTCACAAGCagacttattttttttaagcgtGGACCACAGTAAACCTGGAAATGTTAAGTGGAATAGAAAGTGTCCTCACAGTCGACGTTCCAGCGGATGTTTCTGGTGGACAGTTTGAGGGAGTCGTTGATGCGCTCCAACACAGTCTGCAGCTTCTGCTTCTGGGCGATCTCCGACTGTGTCACCTCGGCCACGTTCAGCTTCTCGCCCTCCAGCTTCTCTGCAGCACCGGGGTACACATGAAACACCCGGAGGTTAGTggacgcagcagcagccgcggAGATTCAAAGAGTTCAGACCGCCGGCTCCTCACCGAACAGCTTCTGCAGCACCTGTCCATCGTACAGGTCCTCGGCCAGGTCCTTCACGATGATCCTCTCCCCCACCAGGACGTCGTTGATCCAGTCAATCAGCACCTTtgtgggaacaaaaaaaaa
The DNA window shown above is from Gasterosteus aculeatus chromosome X, fGasAcu3.hap1.1, whole genome shotgun sequence and carries:
- the parvaa gene encoding parvin, alpha a codes for the protein MASSPQKSPSSPKSPTPKSPSSRKKDDSFLGKLGGTLARRKKAKEVSELQEEGINAINLPLSPSHYELDPEDTMLEENEVRTMVDPNSKTDRKLQELMRVLIDWINDVLVGERIIVKDLAEDLYDGQVLQKLFEKLEGEKLNVAEVTQSEIAQKQKLQTVLERINDSLKLSTRNIRWNVDSVHAKSIVAILHLLVALSQHFRAPIRLPDHVSIQVVVVQKREGILQSRQIQEEITGNTEAFSGRHERDAFDTLFDHAPDKLNVVKKTLITFVNKHLNKLNLEVSELDTQFADGVYLVLLMGLLEGYFVPLYNFFLTPENFEQKVHNVSFSFELMQDGGLERPKPRPEDIVNCDLKSTLRVLYNLFTRYRSVD